The DNA sequence CGGCTGTTTTCGTATCACAATCCCTCGACTTGGTATACAGAACCctcgagtcgagtcgagtcgTCTTTCTTCGCAATCGCAATCGACAGCGGGAAAGAAAATCGTACAAGGGCTCCTCTCGATCATGCTACTCGAAAATCGCAATATAAATCCTTCCctccttttgtcttttgtaCATCATTTCGTTTTCGTCGTCGTTtatttctgcttcttcggGCTGGTTACGTATTTCTGCATCCGCGACAAGTGGTAGTTGATGGTATTCGCCGGCGCGGGAGGAGGCGCTGGGCCGTCCATGCATTTCCGGAGCTGGTTCTCGATGGCGGCGCAGCCGGCGGCGTTGAAGCCTGCTGAAGCCCAGCACGCTGTACAAGGAAGTCAAcaatttctcttctttttacttgTTTCTTTGGAAGATATACATACCGAGAACGCtggacatgatggcgatgcaagGATTCTCGGGCTGGCGCTTGGGATTGTGCACCCGCAGC is a window from the Trichoderma atroviride chromosome 5, complete sequence genome containing:
- a CDS encoding mitochondrial 37S ribosomal protein mS37 is translated as MSGSAKAIRLPPAEDAAGAQSQAPARESLHRHHVQRSRVLGFSRLQRRRLRRHREPAPEMHGRPSASSRAGEYHQLPLVADAEIRNQPEEAEINDDENEMMYKRQKEGRIYIAIFE